From Aristaeella lactis, the proteins below share one genomic window:
- a CDS encoding division/cell wall cluster transcriptional repressor MraZ, with amino-acid sequence MDNSENNNSVNNAVTPENNGEKRAKRFIGSFNHGLDSKGRLVIPQGFREKLGETFCIAPSFDFQSVAIYPTEKWEERNETYERLGKLNPALNRYLEQFYALSFDEQTCDAQGRVLLPANIRQKILHDEKEMEITGANDHVRIAAVSSSGDIWNRFKDELPQLLEMIAGLETQKE; translated from the coding sequence GTGGACAACTCAGAAAACAACAACTCCGTCAATAACGCCGTAACCCCCGAAAACAACGGTGAAAAAAGGGCCAAACGGTTTATCGGCTCCTTTAACCACGGCCTGGACAGTAAAGGAAGACTGGTAATCCCCCAGGGATTCCGCGAAAAGCTGGGCGAAACTTTCTGTATCGCTCCATCTTTTGATTTCCAGTCTGTTGCTATTTATCCGACAGAGAAATGGGAGGAAAGAAACGAGACATATGAGAGGCTGGGCAAGCTGAACCCGGCACTGAACCGGTATCTTGAACAGTTTTACGCGCTGAGCTTTGATGAACAGACCTGCGACGCGCAGGGGAGGGTTCTCCTTCCGGCCAATATCCGGCAGAAGATCCTCCACGATGAGAAAGAAATGGAAATCACCGGCGCCAACGATCATGTGCGCATTGCCGCGGTATCCTCCAGCGGCGATATCTGGAACCGATTCAAGGATGAACTGCCCCAGCTTCTGGAAATGATAGCGGGGCTGGAAACACAGAAAGAGTGA
- a CDS encoding metallophosphoesterase: MRLFAIGDLHMSGGDDKPMDIFGPQWDRHFFHIRENWLNLVRDEDVVLVPGDISWAMQLQDAAEDLAEIGRLPGRKILCKGNHDYWWNSISRVRSVVPPSITVLQHSAADLKDFVVCGTRGWMIPTKDTPLGAQDEKIYLREAERLRLALDAAAGMADGRPLIAMMHYPPLLNGEMDSAYTALMEEYHVHTAVYGHLHGAGIQIGFTGEHNGVRYELVSCDSIGFSPKLILEK; this comes from the coding sequence ATGCGCCTGTTTGCCATTGGAGACCTGCATATGTCCGGGGGAGACGATAAACCCATGGATATATTCGGGCCCCAGTGGGACAGGCACTTTTTTCATATCCGGGAAAACTGGCTGAACCTTGTCAGGGATGAGGACGTTGTGCTGGTTCCGGGAGACATCAGCTGGGCCATGCAGCTGCAGGACGCGGCGGAAGACCTGGCTGAGATCGGCAGGCTGCCGGGACGGAAGATCCTGTGTAAGGGGAATCATGATTACTGGTGGAATTCCATCAGCCGTGTACGGTCTGTAGTTCCCCCGTCCATTACGGTGCTTCAGCACAGCGCGGCGGATCTGAAGGATTTTGTGGTCTGCGGAACACGCGGATGGATGATCCCGACGAAGGACACCCCGCTTGGCGCCCAGGATGAAAAGATCTACCTGCGGGAGGCAGAACGGCTCCGCCTGGCGCTGGACGCCGCCGCGGGAATGGCAGACGGTCGGCCGCTGATCGCGATGATGCATTATCCGCCGCTGCTGAACGGCGAAATGGATTCAGCCTATACCGCCCTGATGGAGGAATACCATGTGCATACGGCTGTTTACGGACACCTGCACGGGGCCGGCATCCAGATTGGCTTTACAGGCGAACATAACGGTGTACGGTATGAACTGGTATCCTGCGACAGTATCGGATTTTCTCCGAAACTGATACTCGAAAAATAA